One Fuerstiella marisgermanici DNA window includes the following coding sequences:
- a CDS encoding formylglycine-generating enzyme family protein gives MRLRTALCVLLSVASGIAVAAETPGLVKEKPSSGRFVKVDDGYMIPYEVKIPGTDVSFWMEPIPGGEFTMGSPQDEAGREETEGPQRKIAVDPYWMARHEVTWAEYKIFMDLYDAFKAFEVAKIRTVTEENKVDAITAPTVLYEPDFTFEYGADPRQPAVTVTQYACKQYSKWLSAITECQFRLPTEAEWEYACRAGTSTAYHFGSDASKLGDYAWYVDNTDDEGTKNVGQKKPNPWGLYDMHGNAAEWVIDYLQPYKTTDGMLNAAKDWVRPEEVDPRAIRGGSWEFEAEECRCASRLGSDSEEWRTTDPNLPKSPWWFTDDPARGVGFRLVRNLKTVPRKEIAAFWEIDHEDIQYGVDDRLHSDGRGVQGIVDKDLPAAIKKIEDE, from the coding sequence AAAAGCCGTCATCCGGTCGCTTTGTCAAAGTCGATGACGGCTACATGATTCCTTATGAAGTGAAAATTCCAGGCACAGACGTGTCGTTCTGGATGGAACCCATCCCAGGCGGCGAATTCACAATGGGCAGCCCTCAGGACGAAGCCGGCCGAGAGGAAACTGAAGGCCCTCAACGGAAAATCGCTGTCGATCCGTATTGGATGGCTCGCCACGAAGTCACGTGGGCCGAATACAAGATCTTCATGGATCTGTACGATGCTTTCAAAGCGTTCGAGGTCGCCAAAATCCGAACGGTCACGGAAGAGAACAAAGTTGACGCCATCACGGCTCCCACAGTGCTTTACGAACCAGATTTTACGTTCGAATACGGAGCCGATCCCAGACAACCGGCCGTCACGGTGACTCAGTACGCCTGCAAGCAATACAGCAAGTGGCTGTCGGCAATTACTGAGTGTCAATTCCGCCTCCCGACAGAAGCGGAATGGGAATATGCCTGCCGAGCGGGCACCTCAACTGCTTACCATTTCGGCAGCGATGCCTCAAAACTAGGCGATTACGCGTGGTATGTCGACAACACAGATGATGAAGGAACAAAAAATGTCGGCCAAAAAAAACCGAACCCGTGGGGCCTGTACGACATGCACGGCAACGCGGCCGAATGGGTCATTGACTATCTCCAGCCTTATAAAACTACTGACGGAATGCTAAATGCGGCGAAAGACTGGGTGCGGCCCGAAGAGGTTGACCCTCGTGCGATTCGCGGCGGATCGTGGGAATTCGAAGCAGAAGAATGCCGGTGTGCGTCGCGACTTGGGTCCGATTCTGAAGAATGGCGAACTACGGACCCAAATTTGCCTAAGAGCCCGTGGTGGTTTACGGACGACCCAGCTCGCGGTGTAGGTTTTCGGCTAGTCCGAAACCTGAAAACGGTTCCTCGTAAGGAAATTGCTGCGTTCTGGGAGATCGATCACGAGGACATTCAGTATGGAGTCGACGACCGACTTCATAGTGATGGGCGTGGCGTACAGGGGATTGTGGATAAAGACTTACCGGCTGCGATCAAGAAAATCGAAGACGAATAG